A stretch of Henckelia pumila isolate YLH828 chromosome 4, ASM3356847v2, whole genome shotgun sequence DNA encodes these proteins:
- the LOC140861664 gene encoding uncharacterized protein — MEATIRRPLAKTSLTVIFLLLLALGLFIVTRDYIDSNSANMMIAGNSRQIMNPQSIESAPKTLKYYPLNCSLGNLSRSTCPANYYPSTKFLQPENGNKSSSCPDYFRWMYEDLSAWRETGITKEMVMNGRPMAHFRLVILRGRVYVEKYREVFQSRDIFTIWGILQLLRRYPGKVPDLELMFDCSDRPSIRKGLNNNPALFRYCGDSSSVEILFPDWSFWGWPEINIEPWEVLSKGIAEGTKRRSWMQKEPYAYWKGNPTVNPRRKDLLRCNVSPKQDWNARVYAHDWKREERQGFKNSDLSTQCTHRYKVYVEGVGWSVSEKYIMACDSMTLLVNPHYYEFFSRSLMPLQHYWPIKDYDMCPSIKFAVDWGNTHQQEAEAIGKAGSSFIQQDLKMDNVYDYMFHVLNLYAKLLKYKPTAPEGAVEICSESIACPAEGFKKKCLSESMVEGFVDSNPCTMAPPYDPVSFQSLLRKKDESMKKVEALEKEYGERGHMGKN; from the exons ATGGAGGCGACGATACGGCGGCCATTGGCCAAGACTTCCCTCACCGTTATCTTCTTGCTTCTTCTTGCTCTCGGCCTCTTCATCGTTACTCGCGACTACATAGATTCTAATTCTGCTaat ATGATGATAGCTGGAAATTCCCGACAAATTATGAATCCTCAAAGCATCGAGTCGGCTCCCAAAACCTTGAAATATTACCCGTTGAATTGTTCACTAGGCAACTTATCTCGGTCGACCTGTCCCGCAAATTACTATCCATCGACCAAATTCTTGCAGCCCGAAAATGGCAACAAGTCATCGTCGTGCCCGGATTACTTCCGTTGGATGTACGAAGACTTGTCGGCGTGGAGGGAGACAGGAATCACCAAAGAGATGGTTATGAATGGACGTCCGATGGCTCATTTTCGACTGGTGATATTGCGAGGGAGAGTTTACGTGGAAAAGTACCGAGAAGTGTTTCAAAGTAGGGACATTTTTACTATATGGGGTATCTTGCAGCTGCTGCGGAGATATCCCGGCAAAGTGCCGGATCTGGAGTTGATGTTTGATTGCTCCGACAGGCCGAGTATAAGGAAGGGTTTGAATAACAATCCAGCTTTATTTCGATACTGTGGCGACAGCTCCTCCGTGGAGATTTTGTTTCCAGATTGGTCGTTTTGGGGATG GCCAGAGATTAATATAGAACCGTGGGAGGTATTATCCAAGGGCATAGCAGAAGGGACTAAAAGGAGAAGCTGGATGCAGAAGGAACCATATGCTTATTGGAAGGGAAATCCCACGGTTAATCCAAGAAGGAAAGATTTGCTCAGATGTAATGTTTCACCAAAACAAGATTGGAATGCTCGTGTTTACGCTCAT GATTGGAAACGTGAGGAAAGACAAGGTTTCAAGAATTCAGACCTGAGCACCCAATGCACTCACAG GTACAAAGTCTATGTTGAAGGAGTTGGATGGTCGGTGAGTGAGAAATACATAATGGCTTGTGATTCCATGACATTACTTGTAAACCCTCACTACTACGAATTCTTCTCAAGAAGTTTGATGCCATTACAACATTACTGGCCTATTAAAGACTACGATATGTGCCCCTCAATTAAATTTGCTGTTGATTGGGGAAATACTCATCAACAAGAg GCAGAGGCCATTGGCAAGGCAGGAAGCAGCTTCATCCAACAAGATCTGAAGATGGATAACGTTTACGATTACATGTTTCATGTGTTGAATCTGTATGCTAAGCTGTTAAAATACAAGCCCACTGCGCCTGAAGGAGCTGTCGAAATCTGCTCCGAATCCATCGCTTGCCCCGCGGAAGGATTCAAGAAGAAATGCTTGTCTGAATCTATGGTTGAAGGTTTTGTTGATTCAAATCCATGCACGATGGCTCCTCCTTATGATCCGGTGTCGTTTCAGTCGCTTCTTCGAAAGAAGGATGAGTCGATGAAGAAAGTAGAGGCTTTGGAGAAAGAGTATGGGGAGAGAGGTCATATGGGAAAAAACTAA